From a region of the Williamsia phyllosphaerae genome:
- a CDS encoding MOSC domain-containing protein, with the protein MSAPLAQGTVLAVCAAHAPVHLERIGDSGIAKSPITGPVTVSAEGVDGDLICDTKHHGGVDQAVYAYSETEASRWAGDLDRDLPAGWFGENLRIDGIEVTDAIVGERWRIGDTVEVECTIPRTPCRTFAQWAEETRWVARFAERADTGAYLRVVVGGQIQAGDAVTVLSRPEHGVRVRSLFVGDAPDSGLEVLTTDSRYEGKVHREASRWVRKRVRESERAQS; encoded by the coding sequence ATGAGCGCACCTCTCGCGCAGGGCACCGTGCTGGCCGTGTGTGCCGCGCACGCCCCGGTCCACCTCGAGCGCATCGGCGACAGCGGGATCGCGAAATCCCCGATCACCGGGCCGGTGACGGTCTCGGCCGAAGGGGTCGACGGCGACCTGATCTGTGACACCAAACACCACGGTGGCGTGGATCAGGCGGTTTACGCCTACAGCGAGACCGAGGCGAGTCGGTGGGCCGGGGATCTCGACCGTGACCTGCCCGCGGGCTGGTTCGGTGAGAACCTCCGCATCGACGGGATCGAGGTGACCGACGCGATCGTCGGCGAGCGCTGGCGCATCGGCGACACCGTCGAGGTCGAGTGCACCATCCCGCGGACCCCGTGTCGCACCTTCGCCCAGTGGGCCGAGGAGACGCGGTGGGTCGCGCGCTTCGCCGAACGCGCCGACACCGGCGCCTACCTGCGGGTTGTCGTGGGTGGACAGATCCAGGCAGGCGACGCGGTGACGGTGCTGTCCCGTCCGGAACACGGCGTCCGCGTCCGGTCGCTGTTCGTCGGAGATGCACCCGATTCCGGACTCGAGGTGTTGACCACCGACTCCCGCTACGAGGGCAAGGTGCACCGCGAGGCGTCGAGGTGGGTGCGCAAGCGTGTTCGCGAGTCGGAGCGCGCGCAGTCCTGA
- a CDS encoding DUF3073 domain-containing protein codes for MGRGRAKAKQTKVARELKYSSPNMDLTSLQRELANEPERPSDRPDPAEAWADEDEWRRA; via the coding sequence ATGGGCCGCGGCAGAGCAAAAGCAAAGCAGACGAAGGTCGCTCGGGAGCTGAAGTACAGCTCTCCGAACATGGACCTGACGAGCCTGCAGCGAGAGCTGGCGAACGAACCAGAACGCCCCTCCGATCGCCCGGACCCCGCAGAGGCCTGGGCCGACGAAGACGAGTGGCGCCGAGCCTGA